The following coding sequences are from one bacterium SCSIO 12741 window:
- a CDS encoding SRPBCC family protein, whose protein sequence is MYLQRLERVQFLPLSIEEAWDFFSSPKNLDVITPEDLSFEIKSDLPEKMYAGMIIEYRLKLFGFIPQNWVTEITQVEEHRFFIDEQKFGPYSFWHHQHWFESVEGGTEMRDILHYRLPFGVLGKMVHTLFIKQQVENIFSHRKKVLNQLFRQLHPA, encoded by the coding sequence ATGTATTTGCAGCGATTGGAGCGAGTTCAGTTTTTACCACTTTCCATTGAGGAAGCCTGGGATTTTTTTAGTTCACCCAAAAACCTCGATGTAATTACTCCGGAGGATTTATCCTTTGAGATCAAATCGGACTTGCCTGAAAAGATGTATGCCGGTATGATAATCGAATACCGGCTAAAACTCTTTGGATTTATTCCTCAAAACTGGGTGACGGAAATTACCCAAGTAGAGGAACATCGATTCTTTATTGACGAACAAAAGTTTGGTCCTTATTCTTTCTGGCACCATCAGCATTGGTTTGAATCTGTGGAAGGTGGAACTGAAATGCGAGACATTCTGCACTACCGCCTGCCCTTTGGCGTGTTAGGGAAAATGGTTCACACTCTTTTCATAAAGCAACAGGTGGAAAACATCTTTAGCCACCGCAAAAAAGTCCTTAACCAGCTCTTCCGTCAGCTGCATCCAGCTTAG